One Mixta gaviniae genomic window carries:
- the fkpB gene encoding FKBP-type peptidyl-prolyl cis-trans isomerase, with protein sequence MTDSVQRDSAVLLHFTLKLEDGSTAESTRANGKPALFRLGDGSLSDALETALTGLHVGEKKAFTLEPEAAFGSVSPDLIQYFSRRDFIQTGEPEVGAIMLFTGMDGSEMPGVIREIAGDSITVDFNHPLAGRTVHFDIEVLEIDPALESDA encoded by the coding sequence ATGACCGACTCCGTACAGCGCGATAGCGCGGTGCTGCTGCACTTCACCTTAAAACTGGAAGATGGTTCGACGGCGGAATCAACGCGCGCCAACGGCAAACCGGCGCTGTTTCGTCTTGGCGACGGCAGTCTCTCCGACGCGCTGGAAACGGCGCTGACAGGACTGCACGTCGGCGAGAAAAAAGCGTTTACGCTGGAGCCGGAAGCGGCGTTCGGCAGCGTCAGCCCCGATCTGATTCAATATTTCTCGCGGCGCGACTTTATCCAGACGGGCGAGCCGGAGGTGGGCGCCATTATGCTGTTTACCGGCATGGACGGCAGCGAGATGCCAGGCGTTATCCGTGAGATCGCCGGTGATTCGATTACCGTTGATTTTAACCATCCGTTAGCCGGTCGCACCGTTCACTTCGATATCGAGGTGCTGGAGATCGATCCGGCGCTGGAGAGTGACGCATGA
- the ileS gene encoding isoleucine--tRNA ligase, with protein MSDYKSTLNLPETGFPMRGDLAKREPGMLQRWYDDNLYGIIREAKKGKKTFILHDGPPYANGSIHIGHSVNKILKDIIIKSKGLSGFDSPYVPGWDCHGLPIEHKVEQMIGKPGEKVSAAEFREACRKYAAEQVAGQKSDFIRLGVLGDWERPYLTMNFQTEANIIRALAKIIGNGHLHKGAKPVHWCLDCRSALAEAEVEYYDKTSPSIDVMFNATDAAAVAAKFGASSVQGPISLVIWTTTPWTMPANRAISLHPEFEYQLVQIEGRALILAKDLVESVMKRAGVSEWTVLGSTTGATLELMRFQHPFLAFDVPVVLGEHVTLDAGTGAVHTAPGHGPDDYVIGQKYGLETANPVGPDGCYLPGTYPELDGVNVFKANDMIVELLRNKGALLHVEKLHHSYPHCWRHKTPIIFRATPQWFVSMDQKGLRAQSLKEIKGVQWIPDWGQARIESMVENRPDWCISRQRTWGVPMALFVHNETEQLHPDTLALMEKVAQRVEQDGIQAWWDLDARELMGDDADHYRKVPDTLDVWFDSGSTHASVVDVRPEFRGHSADMYLEGSDQHRGWFMSSLMISTAMKGKAPYRQVLTHGFTVDGQGRKMSKSLGNTVSPQDVMNKLGADILRLWVASTDYSGEMAVSDEILKRSADAYRRIRNTARFLLANLNGFNPETDLLKPEEMVVLDRWAVGRAQAAQADIINSYDNYDFHEVVQRLMQFCSVEMGSFYLDIIKDRQYTAKSDSVARRSCQSALWYISEALVRWMAPIMSFTADEIWGYLPGKRAQYVFTEEWYDGLFGLAEDESLNDSYWAELLKVRGEVNKVIEQARSDKRIGGSLEATVTLYADAALAEKLTALGNELRFVLLTSGAQVADYALAPEEAQQSETLKGLKIALHKAEGEKCPRCWHYTTDIGLDAAHPDICGRCVTNVAGDGEERKFA; from the coding sequence ATGAGTGACTATAAATCTACCCTGAATTTGCCGGAAACGGGGTTCCCGATGCGTGGCGATCTCGCCAAACGCGAACCGGGTATGCTGCAACGCTGGTATGATGACAATCTGTACGGCATCATCCGCGAAGCCAAAAAAGGGAAAAAAACCTTTATTCTGCACGATGGCCCTCCCTATGCGAACGGCAGCATTCACATTGGTCACTCAGTCAATAAGATTCTGAAAGATATTATTATCAAGTCCAAGGGGCTGTCGGGCTTCGATTCGCCATACGTGCCGGGCTGGGACTGTCATGGCCTGCCTATCGAGCATAAGGTCGAGCAGATGATCGGTAAGCCGGGCGAAAAAGTCAGCGCTGCCGAATTCCGCGAAGCCTGCCGTAAATATGCCGCTGAGCAGGTCGCCGGCCAGAAGAGCGACTTTATTCGTCTCGGCGTGCTGGGCGACTGGGAACGCCCCTATCTGACGATGAACTTCCAGACGGAAGCCAACATCATCCGCGCGCTGGCGAAAATCATCGGCAACGGCCATCTGCACAAAGGGGCGAAGCCGGTGCATTGGTGCCTCGACTGCCGTTCCGCGCTGGCGGAAGCGGAAGTGGAATACTATGATAAAACGTCGCCCTCTATCGACGTGATGTTCAATGCCACCGACGCCGCCGCGGTCGCCGCGAAATTCGGCGCCAGCAGCGTGCAGGGCCCGATCTCGCTGGTTATCTGGACCACCACGCCGTGGACCATGCCGGCCAACCGCGCCATCTCTCTGCATCCTGAATTTGAATACCAGCTGGTACAGATCGAGGGCCGTGCGCTTATCCTGGCGAAAGACCTGGTGGAAAGCGTGATGAAGCGCGCCGGCGTTAGCGAATGGACGGTGCTGGGCAGCACTACCGGCGCGACGCTGGAGCTGATGCGCTTCCAGCATCCGTTCCTCGCCTTTGACGTGCCTGTGGTGCTGGGCGAACACGTTACGCTGGACGCCGGTACCGGCGCGGTGCATACGGCGCCGGGCCACGGCCCGGATGACTATGTGATCGGTCAGAAATATGGTCTGGAGACCGCCAACCCGGTCGGCCCGGACGGCTGCTATCTGCCGGGCACCTATCCGGAGCTGGATGGCGTAAACGTCTTTAAAGCCAACGATATGATCGTTGAGCTGCTGCGCAACAAAGGGGCGCTGCTGCATGTTGAGAAGCTGCACCACAGCTATCCGCACTGCTGGCGCCATAAAACGCCGATCATCTTCCGCGCAACGCCGCAGTGGTTCGTCAGCATGGATCAGAAAGGGCTGCGTGCGCAGTCGCTGAAAGAGATCAAAGGCGTGCAGTGGATCCCGGACTGGGGCCAGGCGCGCATCGAGTCGATGGTAGAAAACCGCCCTGACTGGTGTATCTCTCGCCAGCGCACCTGGGGCGTGCCGATGGCGCTGTTCGTGCATAATGAAACCGAACAGCTGCATCCGGATACGCTGGCGCTGATGGAAAAAGTGGCGCAGCGCGTTGAGCAGGATGGCATTCAGGCATGGTGGGATCTTGATGCGCGCGAGCTGATGGGCGACGACGCCGATCACTATCGCAAGGTGCCGGATACGCTGGACGTCTGGTTCGATTCCGGATCGACGCACGCGTCGGTCGTCGACGTGCGCCCGGAATTCCGCGGCCACAGCGCTGACATGTATCTGGAAGGATCGGATCAGCATCGCGGCTGGTTTATGTCCTCGCTGATGATCTCCACGGCGATGAAAGGCAAAGCGCCTTATCGTCAGGTGCTGACCCACGGCTTCACCGTCGATGGTCAGGGCCGCAAGATGTCCAAATCGCTGGGCAACACCGTTAGCCCGCAGGATGTGATGAACAAGCTGGGCGCGGATATTCTGCGTCTGTGGGTCGCCTCGACCGATTACTCCGGCGAAATGGCCGTCTCGGACGAGATCCTGAAGCGCTCTGCCGACGCCTATCGTCGTATCCGCAACACCGCGCGTTTCCTGCTGGCCAACCTGAACGGCTTTAATCCGGAAACCGATCTGCTGAAGCCGGAAGAGATGGTGGTGCTGGATCGCTGGGCGGTGGGTCGCGCGCAGGCGGCGCAGGCAGACATCATCAACTCTTACGACAACTATGATTTCCATGAAGTGGTGCAGCGCCTGATGCAGTTCTGCTCGGTGGAGATGGGGTCGTTCTACCTCGACATCATCAAAGATCGTCAGTACACCGCGAAAAGCGACAGCGTGGCGCGCCGCAGCTGCCAGAGCGCGCTCTGGTACATCTCCGAGGCGCTGGTGCGCTGGATGGCGCCGATCATGTCCTTTACCGCCGACGAAATCTGGGGCTACCTGCCGGGCAAACGCGCGCAGTATGTCTTCACCGAAGAGTGGTACGACGGCCTGTTCGGCCTGGCGGAAGATGAATCGCTGAACGACAGCTACTGGGCTGAGCTGCTGAAAGTGCGCGGCGAAGTCAACAAGGTGATCGAGCAGGCGCGCAGCGACAAGCGCATTGGCGGCTCGCTGGAAGCGACGGTAACGCTTTACGCCGACGCCGCGCTGGCCGAGAAGCTGACCGCGCTGGGCAACGAGCTGCGCTTTGTGTTGCTGACCTCCGGGGCGCAGGTGGCGGACTATGCGCTGGCGCCGGAAGAGGCGCAGCAGAGCGAGACGTTAAAAGGTCTGAAAATCGCGCTGCATAAAGCGGAAGGGGAGAAATGCCCGCGCTGCTGGCATTACACTACCGATATTGGCCTGGACGCCGCGCACCCGGATATCTGCGGACGCTGCGTCACTAACGTTGCCGGCGACGGCGAAGAGCGTAAGTTTGCCTGA
- the ispH gene encoding 4-hydroxy-3-methylbut-2-enyl diphosphate reductase, protein MKILLANPRGFCAGVDRAISIVERALEMYGAPIYVRHEVVHNRYVVNSLRERGAIFIEEIAEVPDGAILIFSAHGVSQAVRAEAKARQLTMLFDATCPLVTKVHMEVARASRKGTEAILIGHAGHPEVEGTMGQYSNPAGGMYLVESPEDVFTLQVKNENNLCFMTQTTLSVDDTSAVIDALRQRFPQIVGPRKDDICYATTNRQEAVRSLAAEADVVLVVGSKNSSNSNRLAELAQRAGKRAQLIDSAEDIQESWLTGISCVGVTAGASAPDILVQEVIQRLRQFGGQDVIELSGREENIVFEVPKELRLEARQVE, encoded by the coding sequence ATGAAAATCCTGTTAGCAAATCCGCGCGGCTTTTGCGCCGGCGTCGATCGTGCCATCAGTATCGTGGAACGTGCGCTGGAGATGTATGGTGCGCCGATCTATGTGCGTCATGAAGTGGTGCATAACCGCTACGTGGTGAATAGCCTGCGCGAACGCGGCGCCATTTTTATCGAGGAGATCGCGGAGGTGCCGGACGGCGCAATCCTGATTTTCTCGGCGCACGGCGTTTCACAGGCGGTACGCGCGGAAGCGAAAGCGCGTCAGCTGACAATGCTGTTCGACGCCACCTGTCCGCTGGTGACCAAAGTGCATATGGAAGTCGCGCGCGCCAGCCGCAAGGGCACCGAAGCGATCCTGATCGGCCACGCCGGCCATCCGGAAGTGGAGGGCACCATGGGCCAGTACAGCAACCCGGCGGGCGGCATGTATCTGGTGGAGTCGCCGGAGGATGTCTTTACGCTGCAGGTGAAAAATGAAAATAACCTGTGCTTTATGACGCAAACCACGCTGTCGGTGGACGATACATCAGCCGTTATCGATGCGCTGCGTCAGCGCTTCCCGCAGATTGTCGGGCCGCGCAAGGATGATATCTGCTACGCCACCACTAACCGTCAGGAAGCGGTGCGCAGCCTGGCCGCTGAAGCGGATGTGGTGCTGGTGGTGGGGTCGAAAAACTCCTCTAACTCCAACCGTCTGGCTGAGCTGGCACAGCGCGCCGGCAAGCGCGCGCAGCTGATCGATTCCGCAGAAGACATTCAGGAAAGCTGGCTGACCGGCATTAGCTGCGTCGGCGTTACCGCCGGCGCCTCCGCGCCCGATATTCTGGTGCAGGAAGTGATCCAGCGTCTGCGTCAGTTTGGCGGACAAGATGTGATTGAGCTAAGCGGCCGCGAA
- the lspA gene encoding signal peptidase II, giving the protein MRKSLSATGLRWLWLVLVVIAIDFASKQWVMNHLALHETMPIMPFFNLFYAHNYGAAFSFLADKGGWQRWFFAGIAIAIAVALLVMMYRTAASQKLNNIAYALIIGGALGNLFDRAWHGFVVDFIDFYIGGWHFATFNIADCGICVGAALIVLEGFFTPSGKQAKQKGKA; this is encoded by the coding sequence ATGCGTAAATCACTTTCTGCAACCGGACTGCGCTGGCTTTGGCTGGTGCTGGTGGTTATCGCCATCGATTTCGCCAGTAAGCAATGGGTGATGAATCACCTGGCGCTGCACGAAACGATGCCGATAATGCCGTTTTTCAATCTGTTTTATGCCCATAACTACGGGGCGGCGTTTAGCTTCCTCGCGGATAAGGGCGGCTGGCAGCGCTGGTTCTTTGCCGGCATCGCCATTGCTATCGCGGTGGCGCTGCTGGTGATGATGTACCGCACCGCAGCCAGCCAGAAACTTAACAATATCGCCTACGCGCTGATTATCGGCGGTGCGCTGGGCAACCTGTTTGATCGCGCCTGGCACGGCTTTGTGGTCGATTTTATCGACTTCTATATTGGCGGGTGGCATTTCGCCACCTTCAATATCGCTGACTGCGGTATCTGCGTCGGCGCCGCGCTGATCGTGCTGGAGGGCTTTTTCACCCCTTCCGGCAAACAGGCGAAGCAAAAGGGCAAGGCATGA